The Paracoccus liaowanqingii genome window below encodes:
- a CDS encoding histidine kinase, with the protein MTLRARILLVIVAMQLLLVGVLALGSLDRLRRDIATETRMGAQTARNLVLATIGTMQGAVPADRIMARLPERLAEPRHARIGVVDALDGTLRQPPGPADPADRSPGWFAALVAPDPQETRLPVVIEGRPRGYVLITGDPAEEIARAWRDMRDLMALALGTAALQAGLIAWAVGQGLRPVATIAARLSDLTRGELEARIGPLPQPDLAPLARHADALAQALERARTDRIRLQHQIVARGDAERKAIARDLHDEMGPCLFGLRVEADALRAAAPDDATAQSAEQIAAIAEQISRVNRALLNDLRPMAVGQLPLAVVLGDYVDDLTRRFPDMDVRLDVAAALPEPDEASALTLFRILQEGTTNALRHAQAGRIDIRLWTDPAHWRMILADDGTGIAEGRREGAGLTGMRERITLLGGDLQIRTDASGTVLEARLPRAPATRNRTTT; encoded by the coding sequence ATGACGCTGCGCGCCCGGATCCTTCTCGTCATCGTCGCGATGCAGCTGCTGCTGGTCGGGGTGCTGGCCTTGGGCAGCCTAGACCGGCTGCGCCGCGACATCGCGACCGAGACGCGCATGGGCGCCCAGACCGCGCGCAACCTGGTGCTGGCCACGATCGGCACGATGCAGGGCGCGGTGCCCGCCGACCGGATCATGGCCCGCCTGCCCGAACGCCTGGCCGAGCCGCGCCATGCCCGCATTGGGGTCGTCGACGCGCTGGACGGCACCCTGCGCCAGCCCCCGGGCCCGGCCGATCCCGCCGACCGCAGCCCCGGCTGGTTCGCGGCGCTGGTCGCCCCCGACCCGCAGGAAACCCGCCTGCCCGTGGTGATCGAGGGGCGCCCGCGCGGCTATGTGCTGATCACCGGCGACCCGGCCGAGGAGATCGCCCGCGCCTGGCGCGACATGCGCGACCTGATGGCGCTGGCGCTTGGCACGGCGGCGCTGCAGGCCGGGCTGATCGCATGGGCGGTGGGCCAGGGCCTGCGCCCCGTGGCCACCATCGCCGCCCGCCTGTCGGACCTGACCCGCGGAGAGCTGGAGGCCCGCATCGGCCCCCTGCCCCAGCCCGACCTGGCGCCGCTGGCGCGTCATGCCGATGCGCTGGCGCAGGCGCTGGAACGGGCCCGGACCGACCGCATCCGCCTGCAGCACCAGATCGTCGCGCGGGGCGATGCCGAGCGCAAGGCCATCGCCCGCGACCTGCATGACGAGATGGGCCCCTGCCTCTTCGGTCTTCGGGTCGAGGCCGACGCCCTGCGCGCGGCCGCCCCCGACGACGCCACCGCCCAGTCCGCCGAGCAGATCGCCGCGATCGCCGAACAGATCTCGCGTGTGAACCGGGCGCTGCTGAACGACCTGCGCCCGATGGCGGTGGGCCAGCTGCCCCTGGCCGTGGTGCTGGGCGATTACGTCGACGACCTGACGCGCCGCTTTCCCGACATGGACGTCCGCCTCGACGTCGCCGCAGCCCTGCCCGAGCCCGACGAGGCCAGCGCCCTGACCCTGTTCCGCATCCTGCAGGAGGGCACGACCAACGCGCTGCGCCATGCCCAGGCCGGGCGGATCGACATCCGGCTCTGGACCGATCCGGCGCATTGGCGCATGATCCTGGCCGATGACGGCACGGGCATCGCCGAGGGTCGGCGCGAAGGCGCGGGGCTGACCGGCATGCGCGAACGCATCACGCTTCTGGGCGGCGACCTGCAGATCCGGACGGATGCCTCGGGCACCGTGCTGGAGGCCCGGCTGCCCCGCGCGCCCGCAACCAGGAACAGGACGACGACGTGA
- a CDS encoding GAF domain-containing protein, giving the protein MSEYDTLAARIRALCAGETDEVALMATVACELHHSDERFDWTGFYRVVAPELLKIGPYQGGHGCLVIPFARGVCGAAARTRAVQIVADVEAFPGHIACSSSTRSEIVLPVIGAGDRLIGVLDIDSDRPDAFDQADAQALAAILEEVFHGI; this is encoded by the coding sequence ATGAGCGAATATGACACCCTTGCGGCCCGCATCCGGGCCCTCTGTGCGGGCGAGACCGACGAGGTCGCGCTGATGGCCACCGTGGCCTGCGAATTGCATCATTCCGACGAGCGGTTCGACTGGACCGGCTTCTACCGGGTCGTGGCGCCCGAGCTGTTGAAGATCGGGCCCTATCAGGGCGGGCATGGCTGCCTGGTGATCCCCTTCGCGCGCGGCGTCTGCGGGGCGGCGGCGCGGACGCGCGCGGTGCAGATCGTGGCCGATGTCGAGGCGTTTCCCGGCCATATCGCCTGTTCCAGCAGCACCCGGTCCGAGATCGTGCTGCCCGTCATCGGCGCGGGGGATCGGCTGATCGGGGTGCTGGACATCGACAGCGACAGGCCCGATGCCTTCGATCAGGCGGATGCGCAGGCCCTGGCGGCCATTCTGGAGGAGGTGTTCCATGGGATCTGA
- a CDS encoding GFA family protein — protein MGSDLTGSDLKGRCLCGAVTFRGQRGGDALRACHCGQCRRWSGHVWAAIGLTDLRIAGPVRWHASSDRAERGFCSQCGSALFWKARGGTETDVAAGALDAPTGLELAGHIFAADKGDYYRIADDLPTWPQEAPE, from the coding sequence ATGGGATCTGACCTGACGGGATCCGACCTGAAGGGCCGCTGCCTGTGCGGCGCGGTCACCTTTCGCGGGCAGCGGGGCGGCGATGCCCTGCGCGCCTGCCATTGCGGCCAGTGCCGCCGCTGGTCGGGCCATGTCTGGGCCGCCATCGGGCTGACCGACCTGCGGATCGCGGGGCCGGTGCGCTGGCACGCCTCGTCCGACCGCGCCGAGCGGGGGTTCTGCAGCCAGTGCGGCAGCGCGCTGTTCTGGAAGGCCCGGGGCGGGACCGAGACCGACGTGGCGGCGGGCGCCCTGGACGCGCCCACCGGGCTGGAACTGGCGGGGCATATCTTCGCCGCCGACAAGGGCGATTACTACCGGATCGCGGACGATCTGCCGACCTGGCCGCAGGAGGCGCCGGAATGA
- a CDS encoding LysE family translocator, with translation MIWDTLANVPAGQMTAFIAGGLVLNFAPGQDVFFASACGIQGGPRAGAWAGLGVGLGVLMHVTLATVGLGALVAAHPEALRAIKYAGAAYLLWLAWKSWRAGDVDPAARGSVRVWNIIRRGFLSNALNPKPVLFMLAFLPQFTNPAWGPIWQQILGLGLIFAFTGTLVTIGYGVVGGVAGQVIGKRLGLVNKIAAVMFAGLALRLVWR, from the coding sequence ATGATCTGGGACACTCTGGCCAACGTGCCCGCCGGGCAGATGACGGCCTTCATCGCGGGCGGGCTGGTGCTGAACTTCGCGCCGGGGCAGGACGTGTTCTTCGCCAGCGCCTGCGGCATCCAGGGCGGGCCGCGCGCCGGGGCCTGGGCGGGTCTGGGCGTGGGCCTGGGCGTGCTGATGCACGTGACGCTGGCCACGGTGGGTCTGGGCGCGCTGGTCGCCGCCCATCCCGAGGCGCTGCGGGCGATCAAGTATGCGGGCGCGGCCTATCTGCTGTGGCTGGCATGGAAAAGCTGGCGGGCGGGGGATGTGGATCCGGCGGCCCGGGGCAGCGTGCGCGTCTGGAACATCATCCGGCGCGGGTTCCTGTCCAATGCGCTGAACCCCAAGCCGGTGCTGTTCATGCTGGCCTTCCTGCCGCAGTTCACCAACCCGGCCTGGGGGCCGATCTGGCAGCAGATTCTGGGGCTGGGGCTGATCTTCGCCTTCACCGGCACGCTGGTGACGATCGGCTACGGGGTCGTGGGCGGCGTCGCGGGTCAGGTGATCGGCAAGCGTCTGGGGCTGGTCAACAAGATCGCCGCCGTGATGTTCGCGGGGCTGGCGCTGCGCCTCGTCTGGAGATGA
- a CDS encoding pseudouridine synthase, with protein MTGFVYAPPADAPVVIHADDQVLIVDKQAGLLSVPGRGEDRADCLIARLRVGFPTVLLVHRLDLDTSGVMVFALTPHAQRHLSKQFEERRTRKVYVARLAGRLQPDTGRVDLPLIVDWPNRPRQKVDHVEGRAAQTDWRVVRASEDETRVRLMPVTGRSHQLRVHMAETGHPILGDPLYATGAAADHPRLMLHAESLRFRHPDSEVQIGFSAPVPF; from the coding sequence ATGACGGGCTTCGTCTACGCGCCGCCCGCCGATGCGCCGGTGGTGATCCATGCCGACGATCAGGTGCTGATCGTCGACAAGCAGGCGGGGCTGTTGTCCGTGCCGGGACGGGGCGAGGACCGGGCCGACTGCCTGATCGCGCGGCTGCGCGTCGGATTTCCGACCGTGCTGCTGGTGCATCGGCTGGATCTGGACACCTCGGGCGTGATGGTCTTCGCGCTGACCCCCCATGCGCAGCGGCATCTGTCCAAGCAGTTCGAGGAGCGGCGCACCAGGAAGGTCTATGTCGCGCGGCTGGCGGGGCGGCTGCAGCCCGACACGGGGCGGGTCGATCTGCCGCTGATCGTCGACTGGCCCAACCGCCCGCGCCAAAAGGTCGACCATGTCGAGGGCCGGGCGGCGCAGACGGACTGGCGGGTGGTTCGCGCCTCGGAGGACGAGACGCGGGTGCGGCTGATGCCGGTCACCGGGCGCAGCCATCAGCTGCGGGTCCACATGGCCGAGACGGGCCATCCGATCCTGGGCGATCCGCTTTATGCGACGGGGGCGGCGGCGGATCATCCGCGCCTGATGCTGCATGCCGAGAGCCTGCGGTTCCGGCATCCCGACAGCGAGGTGCAGATCGGGTTCTCGGCGCCGGTGCCGTTCTAG
- a CDS encoding TVP38/TMEM64 family protein, with protein sequence MTPLRIALGAAAGVAALAAALWLWPSLPALQSDLTRLHRMLEHGQGWRDRNHELAVLAYLGGFAVLGALPFPVVVLMTLAGGAFFGFWLGLVLSMLGTMMAAMLTFLAARHLLTGQVRRLLGARLDQLDRRVEADGALALLSLRLTPAIPFFVLNLAAGVSALAARVFIPVTAAGVLPNKAILSAAGTQLAELDQVSDIVGPRIIAVIVALTLFPWIARWLSRRLRRRPAEPTA encoded by the coding sequence ATGACGCCGCTGCGGATCGCCCTGGGGGCCGCAGCAGGGGTGGCGGCCTTGGCCGCCGCCCTGTGGCTGTGGCCATCTCTGCCCGCCCTGCAATCCGACCTGACACGGCTGCACCGGATGCTGGAACACGGTCAGGGCTGGCGCGACCGCAATCACGAGCTGGCGGTGCTGGCCTATCTGGGCGGCTTTGCCGTGCTGGGGGCGCTGCCCTTCCCGGTCGTGGTGCTGATGACCCTGGCGGGCGGTGCCTTCTTCGGCTTCTGGCTGGGGCTGGTCCTGTCGATGCTGGGCACGATGATGGCGGCGATGCTGACCTTCCTCGCGGCGCGGCACCTGCTGACCGGTCAGGTGCGCCGCCTGCTGGGCGCGCGCCTGGACCAGCTGGACCGCCGGGTCGAGGCGGATGGCGCGCTGGCGCTGCTCAGCCTGCGGCTGACGCCCGCGATCCCCTTCTTCGTGCTGAACCTGGCGGCCGGGGTCAGCGCGCTGGCCGCCCGGGTCTTCATTCCGGTCACGGCGGCGGGCGTCCTGCCCAACAAGGCGATCCTCAGCGCCGCGGGCACCCAGCTGGCCGAGCTGGATCAGGTCTCGGACATCGTGGGGCCGCGCATCATCGCGGTGATCGTGGCGCTGACGCTGTTTCCCTGGATCGCCCGCTGGCTGTCGCGCCGCCTGCGCCGCAGGCCGGCCGAGCCGACCGCCTAA
- a CDS encoding MBL fold metallo-hydrolase yields the protein MRLTRRSGLQLAAALMGSAVIPMIAAGPARAQDASPQPGPFRHPVDGGEIVIHPVDHASMVLETPAGVVYVDPVGGAEAYADLPAPDLILITHEHGDHYDQPTLDALPEVPIIANGAVADMLPEAMAARVTAMANGDTGEALGLTIEAIPAYNITPERAQYHPQGRDNGYVLTIGGQRVLIAGDTEDTPELRALTDIHVAFLPMNLPYTMTVEQAAEAVTAFAPEVVYPYHFRDSDMAAFARLVEEGGSGAQVVVADWYPDGAA from the coding sequence ATGCGCCTGACCCGCCGTTCCGGACTGCAACTGGCCGCCGCCCTGATGGGCAGTGCCGTCATCCCGATGATCGCCGCAGGCCCCGCCCGCGCGCAGGACGCCAGCCCGCAGCCCGGGCCCTTCCGCCATCCCGTGGACGGCGGCGAGATCGTGATCCATCCGGTCGACCACGCCTCGATGGTCCTGGAGACGCCCGCCGGGGTCGTCTATGTCGATCCGGTCGGCGGGGCCGAGGCCTATGCCGACCTGCCCGCGCCCGACCTGATCCTGATCACCCACGAGCATGGCGACCATTACGACCAGCCCACGCTGGACGCCCTGCCCGAGGTGCCGATCATCGCCAACGGTGCCGTCGCCGACATGCTGCCCGAGGCGATGGCCGCCCGCGTCACCGCCATGGCCAATGGCGACACCGGCGAGGCGCTCGGCCTGACCATCGAGGCGATCCCCGCCTACAACATCACCCCCGAACGGGCGCAGTACCACCCGCAGGGCCGCGACAACGGCTATGTCCTGACCATCGGCGGCCAGCGCGTCCTGATCGCGGGCGATACCGAGGACACGCCCGAACTGCGCGCCCTGACCGACATCCATGTGGCCTTCCTGCCCATGAACCTGCCCTATACGATGACGGTCGAGCAGGCGGCCGAGGCCGTGACCGCCTTCGCGCCCGAGGTGGTCTATCCCTACCATTTCCGCGACAGCGACATGGCCGCCTTCGCCCGGCTGGTGGAGGAGGGCGGATCGGGCGCGCAGGTGGTCGTGGCCGACTGGTATCCCGACGGCGCGGCCTGA
- a CDS encoding saccharopine dehydrogenase, translating to MTHLWVRAESRPNEDRTGITPDGVARLIADGMTVTVEDSPHRIIPTDAYARAGAAIAPEGSWPEAPAGAIVFGLKELPEDGTPLRHRHIMFGHSYKDQPAGRVLLDRFRAGGGMLWDLEYLTDEDGRRLAAFGYWAGYAGAAVSLLAWTAQQGCGICGPVAAWPDQDALLADLRARMDATGRPRPRAIVIGAKGRVGRGAADLMAATGVPVTAWDMAETAHGGPFPEVLMHEIFVNAILARPGAPVFVPASAVAPGRALTVIGDVACDPDSDFSPIKVYDRATSWHAPVLRVAEAPPLDVMAIDNLPSLLPRESSVDYAGQLLPVLRALADPQAGPWGRAAALYRDHAGRAAV from the coding sequence ATGACGCATCTGTGGGTCAGGGCGGAAAGCCGCCCGAACGAGGATCGTACCGGCATCACCCCGGACGGCGTGGCGCGGCTGATCGCGGACGGCATGACGGTCACGGTCGAGGACAGCCCCCACCGCATCATCCCGACCGACGCCTATGCCCGGGCAGGCGCCGCAATCGCGCCCGAGGGCAGCTGGCCCGAAGCGCCCGCCGGTGCCATCGTCTTCGGCCTGAAGGAACTGCCCGAGGACGGCACGCCGCTGCGCCACCGCCACATCATGTTCGGCCATTCCTACAAGGACCAGCCGGCGGGCCGTGTCCTGCTGGACCGGTTCCGGGCTGGGGGCGGGATGCTGTGGGATCTGGAATACCTGACCGACGAGGACGGGCGGCGGCTGGCGGCCTTCGGCTATTGGGCGGGCTATGCGGGGGCGGCGGTCTCGCTGCTGGCTTGGACCGCGCAGCAGGGCTGTGGCATCTGCGGGCCGGTCGCGGCCTGGCCCGACCAGGACGCCCTGCTGGCCGACCTGCGCGCGCGCATGGACGCCACCGGCCGCCCGCGCCCGCGGGCCATCGTGATCGGCGCCAAGGGCCGCGTGGGCCGGGGGGCCGCCGACCTGATGGCCGCGACCGGCGTGCCGGTGACGGCCTGGGACATGGCCGAGACGGCGCATGGCGGCCCCTTCCCCGAGGTGCTGATGCACGAGATCTTCGTCAACGCAATCCTGGCCCGGCCCGGCGCGCCGGTCTTCGTCCCCGCCAGCGCGGTGGCGCCGGGCCGCGCGTTGACGGTGATCGGCGACGTGGCCTGCGATCCGGACAGCGATTTCTCTCCCATCAAGGTCTATGACCGTGCGACCAGTTGGCACGCCCCGGTGCTGCGCGTGGCCGAGGCGCCGCCGCTGGACGTGATGGCGATCGACAACCTGCCCTCGCTGCTGCCGCGCGAAAGCTCGGTGGATTATGCCGGGCAATTGCTGCCTGTGCTGCGTGCGCTGGCCGATCCGCAGGCCGGGCCCTGGGGTCGCGCGGCGGCGCTTTATCGCGATCATGCCGGGCGCGCGGCGGTCTGA
- a CDS encoding PQQ-dependent sugar dehydrogenase, with the protein MMRRTRRTTTSLTALAATGFLAGAACAQDINTTEPNGAAYDQTPAFEGQTRAPALEGDVALQQTVLAEGLEHPWGLTELPDGNWLVTERPGRMRMVAPDGTLSEPISGLPEVDARDQGGLHDVSVAEDFADTRRVWWTYAEPRGDGENATAVATGILSEDGSALEDVRRIWQQQPAWASTKHFGARIVHDGEGNIFVGLGERSDPEPRVYAQDPQSTLGKIVRIDAEDGSPAGAGIEGALPEIWSMGHRNIQGAAMGPDGQLWMNEHGPQGGDELNAIEAGLNYGWPEVTYGVDYSGAEMGVTEMEGTEQPVYYWDPSPAISGMAFYEGDMFADWQGDALIGGLRSGDIIRLNIEDGMVTGEARHATGIGRVREVEVASDGALMVITDEESGQLIRITPEG; encoded by the coding sequence ATGATGCGCCGCACCCGCCGCACGACGACAAGCCTGACTGCCCTTGCCGCCACCGGATTTCTGGCCGGCGCCGCCTGTGCTCAGGACATCAACACCACCGAACCGAACGGGGCCGCCTATGACCAGACCCCGGCCTTCGAGGGCCAGACCCGCGCCCCGGCGCTGGAGGGCGACGTGGCCCTGCAGCAGACCGTGCTGGCCGAGGGGCTGGAGCATCCTTGGGGTCTGACCGAACTGCCCGACGGCAACTGGCTGGTGACCGAGCGTCCGGGCCGCATGCGCATGGTCGCGCCCGACGGCACCCTGTCCGAGCCGATCTCGGGCCTGCCCGAGGTCGACGCCCGTGACCAGGGCGGTCTGCATGACGTGTCCGTCGCCGAGGACTTCGCCGACACCCGCCGCGTCTGGTGGACCTATGCCGAGCCGCGCGGCGATGGCGAGAACGCGACCGCCGTCGCGACCGGCATCCTGTCCGAGGACGGCAGCGCGCTGGAGGATGTGCGGCGCATCTGGCAGCAGCAGCCGGCATGGGCCTCGACCAAGCATTTCGGCGCCCGCATTGTGCATGACGGCGAGGGGAACATTTTCGTCGGCCTGGGCGAGCGGTCCGACCCCGAGCCGCGCGTCTATGCGCAGGATCCGCAATCGACCTTGGGCAAGATCGTCCGCATCGACGCCGAGGATGGCAGCCCCGCCGGCGCCGGCATCGAGGGCGCCCTGCCCGAGATCTGGTCGATGGGCCACCGCAACATCCAGGGCGCGGCCATGGGTCCCGACGGGCAGCTGTGGATGAACGAGCACGGTCCGCAGGGCGGTGACGAGCTGAACGCCATCGAGGCGGGCCTGAACTACGGCTGGCCCGAAGTGACCTATGGCGTCGACTACAGCGGCGCCGAGATGGGCGTGACCGAGATGGAGGGGACCGAGCAGCCGGTCTATTACTGGGATCCCTCGCCCGCGATCAGCGGCATGGCCTTCTACGAGGGCGACATGTTCGCCGACTGGCAGGGCGACGCCCTAATCGGCGGGCTGCGCTCGGGTGACATCATCCGCCTGAACATCGAGGATGGCATGGTCACCGGCGAGGCCCGCCACGCGACCGGCATCGGCCGCGTCCGCGAGGTCGAGGTGGCCAGCGACGGCGCGCTGATGGTCATCACCGACGAGGAGAGCGGCCAGTTGATCCGCATCACCCCCGAGGGCTGA
- the mutL gene encoding DNA mismatch repair endonuclease MutL, which produces MTHPLPQMRAGRPVIRQLDQTTANRIAAGEVVERPASAVKELVENALDAGATRIQIAIEEGGKRLIRVTDDGCGMVPEDLPLALSRHATSKIDGSDLLAITSFGFRGEALPSLGAVGRLTITSRAAGAEGAVIAVTGGRLTPPRPAAANPGTVVELRDLFFATPARLKFLRTERAETQAVAEVVRRLAMVEPYVGFSLSADGREIFRADAEQGELFGALTTRVTRLMGVDFIDNALPMDAERDGIALTGFAALPTYSRGAAVAQHLYVNGRPVRDKMLTGALRAGYMDVLAPGRHPAAVLYLDCDPQLVDVNVHPAKAEVRFRDPQVARGLLVGALRHAMAGAGHRAASTGGTATLAALQPEPLGARTGAPQTHRPVPAWHSERPSGAAIRAALDLQMPAPGFAETPSARFEPVLDDTPPSPDVPLGAARAQIHENYIIAQTADGMVIVDQHAAHERLVYERLKAQAQDSGIPAQALLIPEIVELSPTEADRLLAIAADLAALGLVIEPFGPGAVALREVPAMLARLDGRALIRDILDDLADQGTSDRLQARIDAVLSSMACHGSVRSGRRMTADEMNALLREMERTPRSGQCNHGRPTWVKLPLSDIERLFGR; this is translated from the coding sequence ATGACCCACCCCCTCCCCCAGATGCGCGCAGGCCGTCCCGTGATCCGCCAGCTGGATCAGACCACCGCCAACCGCATCGCGGCGGGCGAGGTGGTCGAACGTCCGGCCTCGGCAGTCAAGGAGCTGGTGGAAAACGCGCTCGATGCCGGCGCCACCCGCATCCAGATCGCCATCGAAGAGGGCGGCAAGCGGCTGATCCGGGTCACTGACGACGGCTGCGGCATGGTGCCCGAGGATCTGCCCCTCGCCCTGTCGCGCCATGCGACCAGCAAGATCGACGGCTCGGACCTTCTGGCCATTACCAGCTTCGGGTTTAGGGGCGAGGCGCTGCCCTCGCTCGGCGCGGTGGGGCGGCTGACCATCACCTCGCGCGCGGCCGGGGCGGAGGGCGCGGTCATCGCCGTCACGGGGGGCCGCCTGACGCCGCCCCGCCCGGCGGCGGCCAATCCCGGCACCGTGGTCGAGCTGCGCGACCTGTTCTTCGCCACCCCCGCCCGGCTCAAGTTCCTGCGCACCGAACGGGCCGAGACGCAGGCCGTGGCCGAGGTCGTCCGCCGCCTGGCGATGGTCGAGCCCTATGTCGGCTTCTCGCTGAGTGCCGACGGGCGCGAGATCTTCCGCGCCGATGCCGAGCAGGGAGAGCTGTTCGGCGCCCTGACCACCCGCGTGACCCGGCTGATGGGCGTGGACTTCATCGACAACGCCCTGCCGATGGATGCCGAACGCGACGGGATCGCGCTGACCGGCTTTGCAGCGCTGCCCACATATTCGCGCGGCGCGGCGGTGGCGCAGCACCTCTATGTCAACGGCCGCCCGGTCCGCGACAAGATGCTGACCGGGGCGCTGCGGGCGGGCTACATGGACGTGCTGGCGCCGGGACGGCATCCGGCGGCGGTCCTCTATCTGGATTGCGACCCGCAGCTGGTCGACGTCAACGTCCACCCCGCCAAGGCCGAGGTGCGGTTCCGCGACCCGCAGGTGGCGCGCGGGCTGCTGGTCGGCGCGCTGCGCCATGCGATGGCCGGGGCGGGGCACCGCGCCGCGTCCACCGGCGGCACCGCGACGCTGGCTGCGCTGCAGCCCGAGCCTCTCGGCGCTCGAACGGGGGCACCCCAAACGCACAGGCCGGTCCCCGCCTGGCACAGCGAACGCCCCTCGGGGGCGGCGATCCGGGCCGCGCTGGACCTGCAGATGCCCGCGCCGGGCTTTGCCGAGACACCCTCGGCCCGGTTCGAGCCGGTCCTCGACGACACGCCCCCCAGCCCGGACGTGCCCCTGGGCGCCGCCCGCGCGCAGATCCACGAGAACTACATCATCGCCCAGACCGCCGACGGCATGGTGATCGTGGACCAGCATGCCGCGCATGAGCGTCTGGTCTATGAACGCCTGAAGGCACAGGCCCAGGACAGCGGCATTCCCGCCCAAGCCCTGCTGATCCCCGAGATCGTGGAGCTGTCCCCGACCGAGGCCGACCGGCTGCTGGCCATCGCCGCCGATCTGGCTGCCCTAGGGCTGGTGATCGAGCCCTTCGGCCCCGGCGCCGTCGCGCTGCGCGAGGTGCCCGCGATGCTGGCGCGGCTGGACGGCCGGGCGCTGATCCGCGACATCCTGGACGATCTGGCCGATCAGGGCACCTCCGACCGGCTGCAGGCGCGCATCGATGCGGTGCTGTCGTCGATGGCCTGCCACGGTTCGGTCCGCTCGGGCCGCCGGATGACCGCGGATGAAATGAATGCCCTGCTGCGCGAGATGGAACGCACCCCGCGCTCGGGCCAGTGCAACCATGGCCGCCCGACCTGGGTCAAGCTGCCCCTCTCGGACATCGAGCGGCTGTTCGGGCGTTGA
- a CDS encoding M16 family metallopeptidase translates to MIRAAIATVLALLALPAQAIEIQDVTSPGGIRAWLVEDDSIPFVALDIQFRGGASMDAPDKRGAVNLMTSLLEEGAGRRDTTQFAQAVEDLGAQLSFRAGDDTVSVGFRALTETRDEAGDLLAQALAQPRFDEDALNRVRAQVQAVIRSEATDPGSIAAKEMARQAWSDHPYATSINGTADSVAGLNRQDLVAAKNRVLARDRVVVGAAGDISAEDLGLLLDRILGGLPQDATAPLPDQAELQLTGGTTVIDWDSPQTVVSFAGPGIAIDDPDYFAAYVADHILGGGGFSSRLMAEIREKRGLTYGVGTALATGLYGQTWQGGMSGSNATTAEAVDLIRAEWARMSEGVTERELTDAKTYLTGEYPLRFDGNGRIASILAGMQLIGFPIDYIDTRNDRVEAVTAEDVARVAGRLLDPEALRFVLVGRPEGIADDAATN, encoded by the coding sequence ATGATCCGTGCCGCCATCGCCACCGTCCTTGCCCTGCTGGCCCTTCCGGCGCAGGCGATCGAGATCCAGGACGTCACCTCTCCGGGCGGCATCCGCGCCTGGCTGGTCGAGGACGACAGCATCCCCTTCGTCGCGCTGGACATCCAGTTCCGCGGCGGCGCCAGCATGGACGCCCCCGACAAGCGCGGCGCGGTCAACCTGATGACCTCGCTGCTGGAAGAGGGGGCGGGCCGCCGCGACACCACGCAATTCGCCCAGGCCGTCGAGGATCTGGGCGCGCAGCTGTCCTTCCGTGCCGGCGACGACACCGTCTCGGTGGGCTTCCGCGCGCTGACCGAGACCCGCGACGAGGCCGGCGACCTTCTGGCGCAGGCCTTGGCGCAGCCCCGCTTCGACGAGGATGCGCTGAACCGCGTCCGCGCCCAGGTCCAGGCGGTGATCCGGTCCGAGGCCACCGACCCCGGCAGCATCGCCGCCAAGGAGATGGCCCGCCAGGCCTGGAGCGACCACCCCTATGCCACCTCGATCAACGGCACCGCCGACAGCGTGGCCGGGCTGAACCGCCAGGATCTGGTCGCGGCCAAGAACCGCGTGCTGGCCCGCGACCGGGTGGTCGTGGGGGCGGCGGGCGACATCTCGGCCGAGGATCTGGGCCTGCTTCTGGACCGCATCCTGGGCGGTCTGCCCCAGGACGCCACCGCGCCCCTGCCCGACCAGGCCGAGCTGCAGCTGACCGGCGGGACGACCGTCATCGATTGGGACAGCCCGCAGACCGTGGTGTCCTTCGCCGGGCCGGGCATCGCCATCGACGATCCCGATTACTTCGCGGCCTATGTCGCCGACCACATCCTGGGCGGCGGCGGCTTCAGCTCGCGCCTGATGGCCGAGATCCGCGAAAAGCGCGGCCTGACCTATGGGGTGGGCACCGCCCTGGCCACCGGGCTCTACGGCCAGACCTGGCAGGGCGGCATGTCGGGCTCGAACGCCACCACCGCCGAGGCCGTCGACCTGATCCGTGCCGAATGGGCCCGCATGTCCGAGGGCGTGACCGAGCGCGAGCTGACCGACGCCAAGACCTACCTGACCGGCGAATACCCGCTGCGCTTCGACGGCAACGGGCGCATCGCCTCCATCCTGGCGGGGATGCAGCTGATCGGCTTTCCGATCGACTACATCGACACCCGCAACGACAGGGTCGAGGCGGTGACGGCCGAGGACGTGGCCCGCGTCGCCGGGCGCCTCCTGGACCCCGAGGCCCTGCGCTTCGTGCTGGTGGGCCGCCCCGAGGGGATCGCGGACGACGCCGCCACGAACTGA